The sequence below is a genomic window from Lampris incognitus isolate fLamInc1 chromosome 18, fLamInc1.hap2, whole genome shotgun sequence.
AccattggtgttatcggaacagccagtctgtatgggctagcagttagcttagcctgccccgcttctgcgtcctgtcagaccgctctcggtgtttcctctttgggcacagctccgagtagggccgtggtccctgggcccacaggatgcagcagaccaagctcccccagccgatccagcgccagctctcccagccatcagatgaagCCACAAACCCAGATGCGGATATAAAtacactgcatggatggcactgggtgaggctgccacaaatgtaagctcacaccgccatcttcccacaccactgGGTGTGGCCTCaccactgggtgaggccgctgcaaatgtgagttccgGTGGCGTGaagtcacatccggcttcccacctgcagacacggccaattgtgtctgtagggacgcctaaccaagccggaggtaacgcagggattcgaaccggcgatccctgtgttggtaggcaacggaatagaccgctatgctacctggataccACACACTGCTGTTGAATTTCtgataattgttagtcatccatatctttatatcatggagacaagcagtgagggtattGGAGGGGAGAGTGTACTTGTATTGTGTACTTGGTACGTTGCTCTGGGTTACACATATATTCAGGACTTGTATGTTAAGGACTTGTTGCTTTTTTTGCAGCTTGGCGGCACTGTTGGAGACATTGAGAGTATGCCTTTCATTGAAGCGTTCAGGCAATTCCAGTttaaggtgaagagggagaactTCTGTAACATCCATGTCAGCCTTGTACCACAGGTGAGAGACTGAAAGCTTTGTGGGGCTTTCAGACAAAACGTGACAACGGCACCGCTGCACTCTGAAACCCATTATTTCCAATGGCTCGCACCACGCCACGCAGCACACCGCCCCGCGCCCAACTTTGTGCTGCATCCAAAGTTCAACCGCGCGGTCAATAGAAATGAGGCCGCCAGCCAGGCATGGAAAGCAAAAAGTTAATATTGTGTGTGTCAGTATTCCCTGAATTGTACAACACGAGTTTATGTTTGTCTAGAGACCTTGAGAAGAAAGCCCTCACTTGGAAACACGTTTCCAACCAAGTGGGCATATCAGGTGTGTTTCAACAGTCAGGTAGCTTGTAAGTAGGCAGTATGTGCAGCCTGTATGATACACACAGCGTAGGTTTGTTATAAAGTTAACAATATTCCTCCTCAATAGATCTACAGACCTACTAaagtttcttttttggggggggcgttttctccctaattgtatccggccaattaccccactcttccgagccgtcccggtcgctgctccaccccctctgccgatccggggagggctgcagactaccacatgcctcctcccatacatgtggagtctccagccgcttcttttcacctgacagtgaggagtttcaccagggggatgtagcgcgtgggaggatcacgctgttcccccttccccctgaacaggcgccccgaccgaccagaggaggggctagtgcagtgaccaggacacatacccacatccggctccctgtagggatgcctgaccaagccagcggtaacacgaggattcgaaccagtgatccccgtgttggtaggcaacggaatagaccgccacgctacccggacgcccaacctaTTAAAGTTTCTTAGTTGAGAATTGGTTTAGTGTTTTTGGCAACAACAAAATGAAGAAGTTGTCCTGCTAGAAGTTTTGAAAGCACCGCACTGCAGCACAAACCGTGTTGTGTCTGAAGGATGCATGCTGAACCCAGCGGCGAGTGCAGTGCAAGTCGTGTCGTGTCTGAAAGCAGCCCTGTTATCATTCAACCTGATAGTCATTTTTGTATCGCATGCTTATTGTCCCCAAAGCACTGACTGCAGGTTACCTGCAAATAGTAGGGTTTCCCTTATAACCCTGAAACTGAACATGGTCATTTTATTTTGCTTGATTCCTCCGTGGTCTAATCCAGCCCAGTGCAACAGGAGAGCAAAAGACAAAACCTACACAGAACAGTGTCCGGGAGCTAAGAGGCCTGGGGTTGTCCCCTGATCTGGTGAGTTCCCTACAATACACATCTCTGTATGCTTGATGTTACATCTTGGTTATCTGGGTTTCCAGTTGGATGTGACTTGGTGTAACATTTTTTCCCCTGCCAGATCATGTGTCGCTGTTCCACTGCACTGGATAATTCTGTCAAGGAAAAGATATCCATGTTCTGCCATGTAGAGCCTGAACAGGTAGGGTACTGACCAACTGATTTAATGTGGTCGTTTCTGAAAGTGAGACATTCCTTCAGGTGCTTAATATGCGCTTCCTTTCAGGTCATCTGTGTGCACGATGTCTCCTCCATCTACAGAGTGCCTCTGCTCCTTGAAGAGCAAGGGGTGGTCGGCTACCTTAGTCGGCGGCTTAACATGCCAATAGAGTCACGACCTCGGAAGATGCTCACCAAATGGAAGGAGATGTCTGACAGGTGGGTGAGCCCCTGGGTGGTCAGTGGTCTTTCAAGGGTAACATTACACCACCCTACTCGGTATAAGCTGTGCTCCACCCTTTTCTCATATTCGAAAAATGCTCAGCAGGAGAACTTTTCGTGGGGTGACTGTTATCAGAACAGGCGAGAAAGGGGGAATGATTGCTTTGGATCAGAGTCTCTTCTTTTCAGTGAGCGTAGTAATATTCATACTTTGCATATGTGAAGTAACTGGACAAAAGACATCTGAGACTGCCCACCTATGGAAGAGTTCCACGCTGGGGCTCAATGTTTGCACATTATCTATAGGAAATGTATGTATTGTAATCACGCAGAAATGTTGACTTCAACCAGGACTGAGGTCTCATTGAATTGAAGCCTTATATTTCTGTTTTTCATGTAGTTTTCACATTGCTTTTGGTCATGTGTgtgcgctcgtgtgtgtgtgtgtgagtctgtatgtggcctatctcgcatactactgggcctatcagcctaaaaacgttttgcacagttatgactgaatGATCAAGAACCGTGTGGTGGCGGTGACTCTAAACCAGGGGtggacaatcttatccagaaagggccggtgtgggtgcaggtttttgttccaaccaagcagttacacacctgtctcccctaatcaagttcctcagcaaagactctactggttgattagtgggatcaggtgtgtaactgcttggttggaacaagaactTCACTAACACcaaccctttctggataagattgcccacccctgcataaACCTTTGataaacgtttgttctcgctaccgtcactccctctcttcattcactctctagcttgctcaaccaatgctgctctttgttgctgcccgatctgagtcagctatgtgcatgcatgctcgactcacatctacggctgaCTTAGGGCAGGGACAGTGTCAAAACATTGTGTATTCCTGTGTGAGCCTTAAAATTAAATGAGAAGTTGATCGTATTTGGCAAGTGAGCAAGTCATTTACTGCAGATCTCAACAcaagagaactggaggaacactggagtgaaccaaaaataatcagggatcaggaacactctgtcatttcacttcacgcacttgtgtacatgaaatgaaacaaaatgccatttcccccagcccacagcagtacaacacaaagacaaaaacacacccgaaaactacaagaacacacatatccaaactaacacacatacccaaactaacacatatatccaaactaaacaacaaaaaaatcactgtccaagggagtgAACGCCAGCCCGAATGACTGTCGGAacggctggtctgcatgggctagcagttagcttagcccgccccgcttccacgtcctgtcagaccgccctcagtgtttcctccttgggcgcagctccaggcaggggccgtggtccccgccgggcccaccggacgaagcacacccagctctcccagccgatccagcgccagctctcccagccagacatcctcgacacccctccccgcactccacacgacaacatcaaaaacaccacaggaaatgccaggtgaggccgccgccagaccgccctcggtgttatcagaactgccagtctgcatgggctagcagttagcttagcctgccttgctctcccagccgatccagcaccagctctcacagccatcaaacgaagacaaaacttagacgtggacaaagacactgcatggacagtattggatgaggccgccgcaaatgtgaatttgcgctgccatcttcccacaccaggagCAGAAACAATGTCCAATgtaataacctctgtctttattttcataatataatgaagctgggtaaaccatttatGCTTGCACATGCGTGACGCACATCTATGGTTTACTCAGATCGAGCAGCAACATAATCAAAAGTTCTTAAAAGAATTTTGACTGTCCAAAAAATGttagttataaaggaacaacttcctctaggctgCGGtcgaaacaggaagtgttgcatattcttgtcagggcagggttcgagcctcggggtagtccaaccttggaggtcgtcctctgggtgggtttcctccgggtgctccggtttcctcccacagtccaaagacatgtaggtcaggtgaatcagccgtactacattgtccctaagtatgaatgtgtgtgtgtgtgtgtgccctgtgtgatggactggcggcctgtccagggtatctccccgcctgccgcccaatgactgctggaataggctccagcatcctcacgaccctgagagcaggctaagcggttcggataatggatggatggatgggtttgtgtatgtgcaatcagtactgatgagtaatgtagtggacTGAAGCAATAAAGTCTCATTGCATACTATGCTGATGGAGAAATCAGTGTTTtcctgctcacagtctttcccacagtgcctacatgtaccagaatgcattgtgcaTAAGCCTCTGTATCGTCATtcataaaatcctctgcactaTTGTTATGGGACGTCATTTCCACCATCCGAAATGTAGGTTAAccgagagaatgaggatgtgctgCCAGATGACTTCACAATACATCACTCTGTggcctgtttaaaaaaaaaaagaaatctcagTTTCACTGCcgccagagatgcagaaacggtCAGGAACAACCGTagatttttttctccccgttgCAGATAGATATCGAGCGATAAGGTTGAAGattggtgaattttccctttaagaaGCCCTTTTCCTGGATGAGTTAttaatgtgcctgtgtgtgtgtttttgatttaCTGTTTTCAGGTCAGACAGACTCTTAGAACACTGCTCTATAGCGCTGGTTGGGAAGTACACGAAATTCTCCGACTCGTACGCCTCCGTCATCAAAGCTCTGGAGCATTCAGCTTTGGCCATTAGTCACAAGCTGGAGGTTAAGGTAACATCAGTATCTCTCTTCTCACGGTGGTTGTGGTCACCACCTGCTGTCGTGTCTTGTTTTGGGTCAGAAGTACAAAAATATGTAGCGATGTTTTTTATGTTGTTCTCTCTTTTAGTATattgactctgctgatctggaaCCAGACACTCTGCAGGAGGAACCAGTGAAGTACCATGAGGCATGGCAGAAACTTTGCAGTGCTGAGTGAGTTATTTTTTGGGGTTGTGGTGAGGCTCTCGATGAATGAGAAGCCACCTTATTATGGGAGCTAAACTAGGCCTCTACCTGTTCTTATCCATTCACAGTGGCATCCTGGTTCCAGGAGGGTTTGGCATCAGAGGAACTGAAGGAAAGATTCATGCCATTAACTGGGCACGGAAGCAGAAAAAGCCCTTTCTAGGTATGATATTGACATGACAGATATGATCAGAATGGTTTAATACAGTAGGTCACAATCCTGCAAACTGAATAATAGCAAACTCTTATTTCCCATCACACTGAGGAAGATGGTGATAAAGATCATGAAATGATGCTAGCTTCAGTAACATGGAGCAGACAAATGACCTCCCAGACATTTGTGTTTCTGCAGGAGTGTGCCTTGGAATGCAGTTGGCAGTATGTGAATTTGCAAGGACCACACTGGGCTGGAAAGGTAAACTTAATTTCTTCTCCATGCAAAACTCAAGCGGTACTGTATTCAGTTGATTTGTTTCCCATGAGACATTGATTTCATATTCCCTGGATCCCTTGGATCCTTTCTAAGAGGTAGAACAGAGTGTAACAAGTCTGTCCTTTAGTAGTGCTGGTAAATATAAGCCCCGAAAGCCAAGTGCCTACCAGCATGTTTACATGCATCTTAAACTGCACGTCTCACCTTTTCACTTTCCTAGATGCCAACTCCACAGAATTTGACCCAGAATCAAAGCATCCTGTGGTAAGCTATTAAAAAATGCATTAGATGTGAAGTTGTGGCCTAAGCTGGAGTTTGTCCATCAATATGAGATCTTTGAATCTTACCTGGCTAGGTTATTGATATGCCAGAACACAACCCTGGGCAAATGGGTGGGACCATGAGGCTGGGAAAGAGGAGGACCATTTTCAAGACCAACAACAGCATATTGCGTAAGAAAAAGTTAATACTGCACTATTCCACATGCCCTTCTCTGTACTAACATCTACTCTGTGTTTTAGGTAAACTCTATGGAGATGCTGAACACGTTGATGAAAGGCATAGACATCGGTTTGAGGTTTGTCCAGTATCCAGCATGTACATTATTAACAAACACTTGGACAGTTGTATTGGTATAGCTTTATTTTTTACACCAAGCTTTCGCTGTTCTCTTAACATCAGGTCAATCCCGAACTGAAAAATCATTTTGAAGAGATGGGCTTCCGCTTTGTAGGCCAAGATGTCGAGGGGGAAAGAATGGAGATTATCGAGTTGGATGGTAAGTAAGGAGGAGCAATGAATTGGCACCACTGAAAATTATAGTGTAGTTATGCCGCAAGAAATGTTCATGCATTTTATACAGATGGTTAAAAATGACATTCTGTTCTCAGATCATCCATATTTTGTTGGGGTGCAGTACCACCCTGAATTCACCTCGCGTCCCATCAAACCATCTCCGCCATACTTTGGTCTGTTGCTTGCTGCTGCGGGGAAACTGCAGGGCTACCTCCAGAAGGGCTGCCGTCTGTCTCCACGGTAACCAGGCAACATTACA
It includes:
- the ctps1a gene encoding CTP synthase 1 isoform X1 is translated as MMKYILVTGGVISGIGKGIIASSVGTILKSCGLHVTAIKIDPYINIDAGTFSPYEHGEVFVLDDGGEVDLDLGNYERFLDIRLTRDNNLTTGKIYQSVINKERRGDYLGKTVQVVPHITDAIQEWVMKQARVPVDDDDVEPQVCVVELGGTVGDIESMPFIEAFRQFQFKVKRENFCNIHVSLVPQPSATGEQKTKPTQNSVRELRGLGLSPDLIMCRCSTALDNSVKEKISMFCHVEPEQVICVHDVSSIYRVPLLLEEQGVVGYLSRRLNMPIESRPRKMLTKWKEMSDRSDRLLEHCSIALVGKYTKFSDSYASVIKALEHSALAISHKLEVKYIDSADLEPDTLQEEPVKYHEAWQKLCSADGILVPGGFGIRGTEGKIHAINWARKQKKPFLGVCLGMQLAVCEFARTTLGWKDANSTEFDPESKHPVVIDMPEHNPGQMGGTMRLGKRRTIFKTNNSILRKLYGDAEHVDERHRHRFEVNPELKNHFEEMGFRFVGQDVEGERMEIIELDDHPYFVGVQYHPEFTSRPIKPSPPYFGLLLAAAGKLQGYLQKGCRLSPRDTYSDRSGSSTPDFEISELKLPSISQE
- the ctps1a gene encoding CTP synthase 1 isoform X2, with translation MKQARVPVDDDDVEPQVCVVELGGTVGDIESMPFIEAFRQFQFKVKRENFCNIHVSLVPQPSATGEQKTKPTQNSVRELRGLGLSPDLIMCRCSTALDNSVKEKISMFCHVEPEQVICVHDVSSIYRVPLLLEEQGVVGYLSRRLNMPIESRPRKMLTKWKEMSDRSDRLLEHCSIALVGKYTKFSDSYASVIKALEHSALAISHKLEVKYIDSADLEPDTLQEEPVKYHEAWQKLCSADGILVPGGFGIRGTEGKIHAINWARKQKKPFLGVCLGMQLAVCEFARTTLGWKDANSTEFDPESKHPVVIDMPEHNPGQMGGTMRLGKRRTIFKTNNSILRKLYGDAEHVDERHRHRFEVNPELKNHFEEMGFRFVGQDVEGERMEIIELDDHPYFVGVQYHPEFTSRPIKPSPPYFGLLLAAAGKLQGYLQKGCRLSPRDTYSDRSGSSTPDFEISELKLPSISQE